A genomic segment from Glycine max cultivar Williams 82 chromosome 1, Glycine_max_v4.0, whole genome shotgun sequence encodes:
- the LOC100819030 gene encoding NDR1/HIN1-like protein 12, producing the protein MPPHRDRDHDHDDDHVAEHHHHHHHRPIRRKLVNTHHSGKTHPLIWLAAILCTIIAIGVVIAGIVVFVGYMVIHPRIPVISITNAHLDLLSNDYTGLLQTQLTIIVVAQNGNAKAHATFSDIRFNLSYQGQGIAVMLAPPFDVAKNSSKPLNYVVRSASIPLTPEQMEEVDESWKRDVIGFDLKGSARTRWRVGPLGSVKFWCNLECQLRFRPSNGSYIHHSRCTSESK; encoded by the coding sequence ATGCCGCCCCACCGCGATCGCGACCATGACCACGACGACGATCACGTGGCtgagcaccaccaccaccaccaccacagaCCCATCAGAAGAAAATTGGTGAACACTCACCACAGCGGCAAAACACACCCTCTTATCTGGCTAGCGGCCATTCTCTGCACCATCATAGCCATAGGCGTTGTAATAGCCGGCATAGTTGTTTTCGTGGGTTACATGGTGATCCACCCTAGAATCCCTGTGATCAGTATCACCAATGCCCACCTCGATCTTCTCAGCAACGACTACACGGGCCTCCTCCAGACGCAGCTCACCATCATCGTCGTGGCGCAGAACGGCAACGCCAAGGCCCATGCAACGTTCTCCGACATAAGGTTCAACCTAAGCTACCAGGGACAAGGAATTGCTGTTATGCTCGCTCCGCCATTCGATGTGGCCAAGAACAGCTCCAAGCCACTCAACTACGTTGTTCGGTCTGCTTCCATTCCGTTAACTCCTGAGCAGATGGAAGAAGTGGATGAGTCGTGGAAGCGTGACGTTATAGGGTTTGACTTGAAGGGAAGCGCGAGGACACGGTGGAGGGTTGGGCCGTTAGGTTCTGTTAAGTTCTGGTGCAATTTGGAGTGTCAGCTCAGGTTTCGTCCTTCTAATGGGAGTTACATTCATCACTCACGCTGCACCTCTGAgtctaaataa
- the LOC100820285 gene encoding uncharacterized protein isoform X1 — MKLSQTLVRTPFSTTSPALLRTQNSILSSNGKRVSVLEYQSLRLPSCACSNSGSAVSSSSSAAAKKNPSPPAPQVVSNSGYDSAVTQELPGKLEALEEGIEKAIYRCRFMAILGVFGSLTGSFLCFIKGCTFVTASFMQYFVNRSKVIQTLIEAIDVYLLGTVMLVFGMGLYELFVSNLGVDQKPSDRSSLFGLFPLKERPKWLDIKTVDELKTKLGHVIVMLLLIGLFDKSKKAVIHTPVDLLCFCVSVLLSSSCLFLLSKLN; from the exons ATGAAACTGTCACAGACATTGGTGCGGACACCCTTCTCAACAACATCACCAGCGTTACTCCGCACTCAAAATTCCATTTTGTCCTCAAATGGAAAAAGGGTCTCTGTGTTGGAGTATCAAAGCCTCAGGCTCCCGAGTTGCGCCTGCAGCAACTCGGGATCCgctgtttcttcttcttcttctgcggCGGCCAAGAAGAATCCTTCGCCGCCGGCGCCGCAGGTTGTTTCCAATTCTGGATATGATTCTGCGGTGACTCAGGAGCTGCCAGGGAAGTTGGAGGCCTTAGAGGAAGGCATTGAGAAG GCGATTTATAGGTGTCGGTTTATGGCTATTCTGGGTGTATTTGGGTCTTTAACTGGTTCATTTCTGTGTTTTATCAAG GGCTGCACATTTGTTACAGCATCGTTTATGCAATATTTTGTAAACCGCAGTAAAGTAATCCAAACGCTAATAGAAGCTATTG ATGTCTATCTTTTAGGAACTGTGATGCTGGTCTTTGGAATGGGTCTCTATGAGCTCTTTGTCAGTAATCTTGGAGTAGATCAAAAACCTTCTGACAGATCAAGTCTCTTTGGTTTATTCCCTCTTAAG GAACGACCAAAATGGCTGGATATAAAAACTGTGGATGAACTGAAAACCAAGCTTGGTCACGTCATAGTGATGCTGCTTCTGATTGGATTGTTTGACAAAAGTAAGAAGGCTGTTATACACACTCCTGTGGATTTGCTATGCTTCTGTGTTTCTGTCCTCCTTTCTTCTAGTTGCCTCTTTTTGCTGTCTAAGCTGAATTAG
- the LOC100820285 gene encoding uncharacterized protein isoform X2: MKLSQTLVRTPFSTTSPALLRTQNSILSSNGKRVSVLEYQSLRLPSCACSNSGSAVSSSSSAAAKKNPSPPAPQVVSNSGYDSAVTQELPGKLEALEEGIEKGCTFVTASFMQYFVNRSKVIQTLIEAIDVYLLGTVMLVFGMGLYELFVSNLGVDQKPSDRSSLFGLFPLKERPKWLDIKTVDELKTKLGHVIVMLLLIGLFDKSKKAVIHTPVDLLCFCVSVLLSSSCLFLLSKLN, from the exons ATGAAACTGTCACAGACATTGGTGCGGACACCCTTCTCAACAACATCACCAGCGTTACTCCGCACTCAAAATTCCATTTTGTCCTCAAATGGAAAAAGGGTCTCTGTGTTGGAGTATCAAAGCCTCAGGCTCCCGAGTTGCGCCTGCAGCAACTCGGGATCCgctgtttcttcttcttcttctgcggCGGCCAAGAAGAATCCTTCGCCGCCGGCGCCGCAGGTTGTTTCCAATTCTGGATATGATTCTGCGGTGACTCAGGAGCTGCCAGGGAAGTTGGAGGCCTTAGAGGAAGGCATTGAGAAG GGCTGCACATTTGTTACAGCATCGTTTATGCAATATTTTGTAAACCGCAGTAAAGTAATCCAAACGCTAATAGAAGCTATTG ATGTCTATCTTTTAGGAACTGTGATGCTGGTCTTTGGAATGGGTCTCTATGAGCTCTTTGTCAGTAATCTTGGAGTAGATCAAAAACCTTCTGACAGATCAAGTCTCTTTGGTTTATTCCCTCTTAAG GAACGACCAAAATGGCTGGATATAAAAACTGTGGATGAACTGAAAACCAAGCTTGGTCACGTCATAGTGATGCTGCTTCTGATTGGATTGTTTGACAAAAGTAAGAAGGCTGTTATACACACTCCTGTGGATTTGCTATGCTTCTGTGTTTCTGTCCTCCTTTCTTCTAGTTGCCTCTTTTTGCTGTCTAAGCTGAATTAG